The Funiculus sociatus GB2-C1 region CAGCATCGAAGATTCAGAACAGGTACTGCGGGCAATTCGCCTCACCCCTCCCGAAGTTCCCATCGACCTAATTTTGCATACCCCAGGCGGCTTAGTGCTGGCAACAGAACAGATTGCCAGAGCGTTAATTCGTCACCCAGCGAAAGTCACCGTCTTTGTACCCCACTACGCTATGAGCGGCGGCACCATGTTAGCCTTAGCATCCGATGAAATCATCATGGATGCCAACGCCGTCTTAGGGCCAGTCGATCCCCAACTGGGAAATATGGCAGCTGCCAGTATTCTCAAGGTCATTGAACAGAAGCCGATTAGCGAAGTTGACGACCAAACGATCATCATGGCAGACCTATCACGCAAAGCCATCGATCAGGTGCAACGGTTTGTCCGCACCCTCCTCAAAGACGCTATTCCTCAACCAAAGATTGCTCCTGAAAACATCGAAAAAATTGTGGAAGCCCTCACCACTGGCCGCGTCACCCATGACTATCCCATTACAGTAGAGGAAGCCACGGAACTCGGTCTGCCAATTACGGTGGGGCTGCCAATGTCAATCTATAACTTAATGGAGTTGTACCCACAGCCGCAGGGCGGCCGTCCAAGCGTACAGTATATTCCCATGCCCTACGAAGGTGCGCCTGCTTTACCTGTCCCTAAAGGAAGACCACTGCCTGAAGATCCTCGGTCATAAAGATTTATCTTGCTGATGGCGAGGGACTGGGGCTAGGACTTGGCGCTGGCGAAGGAGTAGCCCCTGGTGTCGGTGAGGGACTAGGACTTGGAGCTGGTGAAGGAGTGGTATCCCTTGGTATTGGCGTAGCTCTTGGCAGGGGTGTTGGGGTTGCCGTTGGTGATGGCGTTGGTGATGGCGTTGGTGATGGCGTTGGTGATGGCGTAGCTCTTGGGGTTGGCGTTGGTGATGGTGATGGCGTAGCTGTTGGTGATGGCGTAGCTGTTGGCGTTGGTGCTTGGTCAACAGTTCCTAAGATTCTTTTTGCTTCCAAGTCGAGTCTCTGACGGACTGGTAACGTAGCGATGCCAGTTACAGGCAAATTAAACTGTCTCTGAAATTGCCTGATAGCTTCTTCGGTTCGCGGGCCATAAAACTGCGTCCGGGGCAAAAGGGGATTTGGCTTAACAACTAGGTTCAAGTTTGCCTGGAGAATTCTGACTAAATCAGCAGCCAAATTCTGCGTTCTCTCACCAGCTAGGCCATCAACTGGTGTAATTTTGTATCCCTGCTGAAATTCGCGGATAGCCCTGGTACTGGCTTCATCCGTAAGGTTATCTCCCAGAGTGACGTTATACCCGAAGCCGCGCAATACTGAGCGCATTTCAAGTGGCGTATAGTCGCGGCTTCTGTCGGCTAAAGCGAATTCGTAACTAACTAAGCTGGCTGTTATGCCGAGGGCAACGGCAGCCAAAGGCATTCCAAATCTACCCCACATACTTCAAACTCCTCACTCACTGAATTAAACGCGATCGCGAATTAAATAGTTACAGTTTAAGCCCAATTGGGAATCCTGACGCTAACCTTTGGTGAGTTGACAAATTTTTGGGTATTATTTGGTCTAAATTCTAGGAATGGTAATTGCGATCGCAATTAGCTCCCCGCTGTCGCGCCTATCCAATTTTCCGGGTCTATTTCGCTCCTCTTCAGCCTAAATCGTCAATCATGGATGAAGGATAAAGTGTGATAAGTCTATCAGTCGCAAGCGTCGCAACCCCACCTTCAACCTCCTTTATCCTTCATCCCTACCATGACCCCTCAAAAAATAGCAAATAGGCCCAAATCCCGCCGTCATCTGTGGTATGAACGTGTGATGGCACTTTTAGCCCTGGCTAACTTGGGCTTGGTCGCGTTTGATTTGAGCTATGTCCCCTTACGCGATTTCTACCTGCGCGAGTTCCGCAGCCTCACCCAAGTCTATGACCCAATCAAAGCTATTGAACCCCATCGAGAAACGCAGCGGTATCTGGAAACGGTAGAAAATCTCAAAGTGGAACTGCAAAAACCTACAGGGTTGCAGTCGCCAAGGGTCGAAACCTTGTTACAGGAACTACGCGATCGCAGCGTGGAAATGATTGAGACTAATCCATTTCAAGAAGCAAACAAAACAGGAACTCTCGAAAAAATCAAAAATCGGATGCGGCGGCGAATTGGCAACGACTCCGCCAAACAATCTTTCATAACTTTCTGGAGTTTACCCTACTTATCACAGGACTGGGAAAAAGAAATTGCGTTTTATAACCAAGAAATCCAGCCCTTAGTAGCAACCAATTATTTTCGTCAGATAGGAGAAACAGGTTATTTTGTTGACTATTTTTGGCTGATTGATATTTGGTTTATCATCCCGTTTGCCATTGAATTTTTGGCTCGTACCTACTACATTCACCGCACTCGCATCGGTTTAACTTGGATAGAAGCAATGCTGTGGCGGTGGTATGACATTTTTATGCTATTACCTTTTTGGCGGTTACTGCGTGTCATTACAGTTGCACTTCGCCTACACCAAGCCAAATTGTTAAACCTGGAACCAGTAAGGCTGCAAGTTAACCGAGGACTGGCGGCAAACTTTGCAGAAGAACTAGCAGAAGTTATCGTTATCCGGGTAATTAACCAGGTGCAAAGTTCCATTCGCCGGGGAGAACTTAGACGGTTGATTGCCAACAAAGAAGCTCGTCCATACATTGACATCAATAATGTTAATGAAGTGGAAGCGATCGCTACTTTATTAATGAAAATAACCGTTTATCAAGTCCTCCCAAAAATCCAGCCGGATTTGGAAGCAATTTTAAAACACAATATAGACAAAATTCTCCAGTCTTCCCCAGCTTATAGAGGACTCCAGCAGGTGCCAGGATTGGGTACGCTCCCCGCGCAAA contains the following coding sequences:
- a CDS encoding SDH family Clp fold serine proteinase, which encodes MTFSFFDIFWVILAVSSFLPVLQKRQVASRRVQSLREFERSRRSRVILLIHRQESISFLGIPISSYISIEDSEQVLRAIRLTPPEVPIDLILHTPGGLVLATEQIARALIRHPAKVTVFVPHYAMSGGTMLALASDEIIMDANAVLGPVDPQLGNMAAASILKVIEQKPISEVDDQTIIMADLSRKAIDQVQRFVRTLLKDAIPQPKIAPENIEKIVEALTTGRVTHDYPITVEEATELGLPITVGLPMSIYNLMELYPQPQGGRPSVQYIPMPYEGAPALPVPKGRPLPEDPRS
- a CDS encoding peptidoglycan-binding domain-containing protein, which translates into the protein MWGRFGMPLAAVALGITASLVSYEFALADRSRDYTPLEMRSVLRGFGYNVTLGDNLTDEASTRAIREFQQGYKITPVDGLAGERTQNLAADLVRILQANLNLVVKPNPLLPRTQFYGPRTEEAIRQFQRQFNLPVTGIATLPVRQRLDLEAKRILGTVDQAPTPTATPSPTATPSPSPTPTPRATPSPTPSPTPSPTPSPTATPTPLPRATPIPRDTTPSPAPSPSPSPTPGATPSPAPSPSPSPSPSAR